The following proteins are encoded in a genomic region of Paenibacillus sp. FSL H3-0469:
- a CDS encoding 6-phospho-beta-glucosidase, whose translation MEEMRRNFPENFLWGGAIAASQAEGAFNADGRGLSVGDVVPYNKGLNRKEINHHKNISNEVIALAIQDSSAANYPKRYGIDFYHHYKEDIALFAEMGFKVFRFSISWSRIFPQGDELLPNEAGLVFYGKVFAELEKYGIEPLVTISHFDMPLYLVEEYGGWLNRKLIDFYMRYAKVLFTRYPKVKYWITFNEINASVFSTFKGVGLLKDRSAHFEQECFQAVHHQFVASALAVQLGHELIPGSQIGCMIARFTTYAATSKPEDVMQMLHDDQYRNFFFTDVQTRGYYPSYMDRYFAEHDIQLTLQQGDVEILRAGAVDYVSFSYYMSMISSADPEHLEQTAGNLVGGIKNPHLQASDWGWQIDPVGLRYTLNQLYDRYQKPLFIVENGVGALDQLDEHGNVHDEYRMDYFREHIRQMKEAILDGVDLLGYTIWSAIDIVSSSTSEMSKRYGFIYVDQNDDGSGTLNRLKKDSFYWYQKVIESNGEDLG comes from the coding sequence GTGGAAGAAATGAGAAGAAACTTTCCAGAAAACTTTTTGTGGGGTGGCGCCATAGCCGCATCCCAAGCAGAAGGAGCATTCAATGCAGATGGGCGTGGTCTCTCCGTAGGTGATGTGGTTCCCTACAACAAGGGTCTGAATCGTAAAGAGATTAATCATCATAAGAACATCAGTAATGAGGTTATTGCTCTAGCCATACAGGATTCATCCGCAGCAAATTATCCTAAACGATATGGCATTGACTTCTATCACCATTATAAGGAAGATATTGCGCTATTTGCCGAGATGGGCTTCAAAGTATTCCGTTTTTCTATAAGCTGGTCCCGTATATTCCCTCAAGGAGATGAGTTACTCCCTAATGAAGCAGGCCTAGTCTTTTATGGTAAGGTTTTTGCTGAACTGGAGAAATACGGCATTGAACCGTTAGTTACCATTTCACATTTCGATATGCCGCTTTATTTGGTTGAGGAGTACGGTGGTTGGCTCAACCGAAAACTGATTGATTTCTATATGCGCTATGCTAAGGTTCTGTTTACAAGATACCCCAAGGTAAAGTACTGGATTACCTTTAATGAAATTAATGCTTCTGTATTCTCCACTTTCAAAGGCGTCGGGCTTCTGAAGGATCGTTCTGCTCATTTCGAACAAGAATGCTTCCAGGCCGTTCACCACCAGTTTGTGGCCAGTGCCTTAGCTGTTCAGTTAGGTCACGAACTGATTCCCGGCTCTCAAATAGGCTGTATGATCGCAAGGTTCACCACGTATGCAGCAACTTCTAAACCGGAAGACGTCATGCAAATGCTTCACGATGATCAGTACCGCAATTTCTTCTTCACGGATGTTCAAACACGCGGCTACTATCCTAGTTATATGGACCGTTACTTTGCAGAACATGATATCCAGTTAACCTTGCAGCAAGGAGATGTGGAAATCCTGCGGGCAGGAGCTGTAGACTACGTAAGCTTCAGCTATTACATGTCGATGATTTCCAGCGCCGACCCAGAGCATCTCGAACAAACCGCAGGCAATCTGGTGGGTGGTATTAAGAATCCGCATCTACAAGCTTCAGACTGGGGATGGCAGATTGACCCTGTAGGTTTACGCTATACACTCAATCAGCTCTACGACCGCTATCAGAAACCTCTATTTATCGTTGAGAACGGGGTAGGTGCACTTGATCAACTCGATGAGCACGGCAATGTTCATGACGAATATCGTATGGATTATTTCCGTGAGCATATCCGTCAGATGAAAGAAGCCATTCTGGACGGGGTTGATCTGCTCGGTTATACCATTTGGAGTGCAATTGATATTGTCAGCTCGTCAACCTCTGAAATGTCGAAACGCTACGGATTTATCTACGTTGATCAGAATGATGATGGAAGCGGCACTTTGAACCGGCTGAAAAAAGATTCATTTTATTGGTATCAAAAAGTAATTGAGAGTAATGGTGAAGATCTCGGGTAA
- a CDS encoding beta-glucoside-specific PTS transporter subunit IIABC produces the protein MEDKELAKSILQQIGGQDNIANLTHCATRIRLNLKDDAQADLNSISNLDGVLKAQNQSGQTQIVIGARVKAVYEELEKIVTLPNNVITTNVPVKKGFKGSINAVIETIAGIFSPILPVLIACGLTKAITSSLVNFHMVASDSTVVTFLNMLGDLVFYFLPFFLAVSAAKKFKTSEYIALALAAAYMYPTIMDGAKAVAETGIKSLDLFSLPVLFVNYKSTVIPIILSVWVMSYVNRKIDKLIPHFLKIILSAMIVLFIMVPVQLIVLGPLGSYAGEGLAQFIRWFYDTGGIFSAFLLGATRSLLTMLGMHYALAPLQIQEIAQTGSSYILVSALTANMAQAGAALGVFLVIKNKSAKSLSASASLSAFLGITEPAMFGVNLKYKRPFFIALIASGIGAAFLSLFNTSATAYVPPSLFTMPVFKANSFIFVIFGVLISAGLACILTYFFGITKDQNTTNNETKPVNVTPKNQSSTAPSLGNPISIGSPIKGEIIPLKELPDAAFAEGAMGKGLGIQPSEGKVFAPFDGTIETVFRTKHVIALKSYDGVELLVHIGVDTVKLQGKHFNVIVEEGQKVTAGELLVEFDLDEIRKAGYPTATPVIITNTMEYVDVIPTRQQGEVSQGEQILSIIHIEEWKK, from the coding sequence TTGGAAGACAAAGAGTTAGCCAAAAGCATTCTTCAACAAATCGGTGGGCAAGATAATATAGCAAATCTTACACATTGTGCCACAAGAATTAGGCTCAACCTGAAAGATGATGCACAAGCTGATTTGAATTCCATCAGTAATCTTGATGGTGTTCTGAAGGCACAAAATCAAAGCGGACAGACCCAAATTGTCATTGGTGCAAGAGTAAAGGCAGTTTACGAAGAACTGGAGAAAATCGTCACACTCCCAAATAATGTAATTACAACAAATGTTCCAGTTAAAAAAGGCTTTAAGGGATCTATAAATGCGGTAATTGAAACGATAGCAGGGATCTTCTCCCCTATCTTGCCTGTTCTTATTGCATGCGGATTAACTAAAGCAATTACTTCCTCCCTTGTGAATTTCCATATGGTCGCAAGCGATTCCACTGTCGTGACTTTCCTTAACATGTTGGGGGATCTGGTATTCTATTTCTTGCCATTCTTCCTCGCTGTAAGCGCAGCCAAAAAATTCAAAACCAGCGAGTATATCGCCTTGGCTCTGGCTGCCGCTTACATGTATCCTACCATCATGGATGGTGCCAAGGCAGTTGCAGAAACAGGTATCAAATCATTAGATTTGTTTAGTTTGCCTGTCCTCTTCGTTAACTACAAATCTACAGTAATCCCTATTATTTTGTCTGTATGGGTAATGAGCTATGTAAACCGCAAAATTGATAAGCTCATCCCGCATTTCCTTAAAATTATTTTGTCCGCAATGATCGTTTTATTCATTATGGTACCGGTACAATTGATCGTCCTTGGACCATTGGGATCTTATGCCGGTGAGGGACTAGCCCAATTTATTCGTTGGTTTTATGATACCGGTGGAATTTTCTCAGCCTTCCTGCTGGGTGCAACAAGATCTCTTCTGACCATGCTCGGCATGCATTATGCACTTGCTCCTTTGCAAATTCAAGAAATTGCCCAAACGGGAAGTTCCTACATTTTGGTGAGTGCTTTAACGGCTAACATGGCACAAGCAGGTGCAGCTTTAGGTGTGTTCTTGGTAATCAAGAACAAATCTGCTAAATCACTCTCAGCTTCAGCTTCACTCTCAGCATTTTTAGGGATTACAGAACCGGCAATGTTTGGTGTGAATTTGAAATACAAAAGACCTTTCTTCATTGCATTAATCGCTTCAGGTATCGGTGCCGCCTTCCTTTCCTTATTTAATACAAGCGCCACTGCCTATGTGCCACCAAGCTTGTTTACCATGCCAGTTTTCAAAGCGAACAGCTTTATATTTGTTATATTCGGAGTGTTAATATCAGCGGGTCTTGCTTGTATCCTGACCTACTTCTTCGGAATTACTAAAGATCAGAATACTACTAACAACGAGACCAAGCCGGTAAATGTCACACCTAAGAATCAAAGCAGCACTGCTCCTTCTTTAGGGAATCCTATTTCTATCGGCAGCCCTATTAAAGGTGAAATTATTCCGCTTAAGGAACTACCGGACGCAGCATTCGCGGAAGGGGCTATGGGTAAAGGGCTCGGAATTCAGCCAAGTGAAGGTAAAGTGTTTGCACCTTTTGATGGGACGATTGAGACTGTCTTCCGGACAAAGCATGTAATTGCCCTGAAATCTTACGATGGCGTTGAACTTTTGGTACACATTGGTGTGGATACTGTAAAACTGCAGGGGAAGCATTTTAACGTTATCGTTGAGGAAGGGCAGAAAGTAACTGCCGGGGAGCTCCTTGTGGAATTTGATCTGGACGAAATTCGCAAAGCTGGCTATCCAACTGCTACTCCTGTTATTATTACCAACACAATGGAGTACGTCGATGTCATTCCTACCCGTCAGCAGGGAGAAGTATCGCAAGGTGAGCAAATCCTGTCCATCATTCATATAGAGGAGTGGAAGAAATGA
- a CDS encoding PRD domain-containing protein, whose amino-acid sequence MRIKKVFNNNVALVIDHDNKEIIVMGKAIGFQKYPKDLIDESLIEKTFVLEVPGNTEKLIGLFNEIPSEDINLADELIEKGKIELNKTFNENMIIGLADHISFALKRAREGLFISSPLEWEVKQAFPKEYLFGKNALQLIEKTTGIKLPETEAAFIAYHFVNGQIEMGSSVDNDHLRNVLLKILDIVKYHFQIDLDENSLNYSRFVTHLRYFIKRQTSGEKLANSDQLLFNVVKESYSKAFQCSLKIKRFLSSTYDWNVTDDELLYLTVHIQRVSDRTE is encoded by the coding sequence GTGCGCATAAAAAAGGTATTTAATAACAATGTTGCTTTAGTTATCGACCATGACAATAAGGAAATTATAGTTATGGGGAAGGCCATTGGATTTCAAAAATATCCCAAAGATTTGATTGACGAGTCACTAATAGAGAAAACATTTGTTCTCGAAGTTCCCGGAAATACCGAGAAGCTCATTGGTCTGTTTAATGAGATCCCTTCAGAAGATATTAATCTCGCGGATGAACTTATCGAAAAAGGGAAGATAGAGTTGAATAAAACTTTTAATGAGAACATGATTATTGGATTAGCCGATCATATCAGCTTTGCACTCAAACGGGCAAGAGAAGGGCTCTTTATTTCCAGTCCTCTGGAGTGGGAAGTAAAGCAAGCGTTTCCTAAAGAATATTTGTTTGGGAAAAATGCTCTTCAATTAATTGAAAAGACAACCGGGATTAAGCTGCCTGAAACGGAAGCGGCTTTCATTGCTTATCATTTTGTGAATGGGCAAATTGAGATGGGCTCATCCGTGGATAATGATCATTTACGAAATGTGTTGCTTAAGATTCTTGATATTGTGAAGTATCATTTTCAAATCGATCTGGATGAGAACTCACTTAATTATTCAAGATTTGTGACCCACTTAAGATATTTCATTAAACGTCAGACCAGCGGTGAAAAATTGGCGAATAGTGATCAGCTTTTGTTTAATGTAGTGAAGGAGAGTTATTCAAAGGCATTTCAGTGTTCTTTAAAAATCAAACGCTTTCTTTCGAGTACCTATGATTGGAATGTTACGGATGACGAACTGCTCTATCTGACGGTTCATATTCAGCGTGTAAGCGATCGTACAGAATGA
- a CDS encoding TetR/AcrR family transcriptional regulator, whose translation MVLHWGVNRKCLHSPIHLPQQMAKITQELIIETAETLIERTEKSEVTLSQIADELNITHAALYKHFKNKQELWAAVAKGWFNRMISEQIRINMTNSASPQEVLHDWLWAFVNAKKRAYNENPQMFALNTQYVDSNPLVLRDVLWDSYQIIDGFMEYHDPHFERAEAILSAFAVFSLPSFKGSWNSPDYQERFERLWSLIKQGV comes from the coding sequence ATGGTGTTACACTGGGGGGTTAATCGTAAGTGCCTGCACTCCCCCATTCACCTGCCACAACAAATGGCTAAAATCACACAGGAGCTTATTATTGAAACTGCCGAGACATTAATTGAGCGTACGGAAAAATCTGAGGTGACACTCTCTCAAATAGCGGATGAATTGAACATCACCCACGCTGCACTCTATAAACATTTCAAAAACAAACAAGAACTGTGGGCGGCAGTAGCTAAAGGCTGGTTCAACCGGATGATTTCAGAACAAATCCGTATAAACATGACTAATTCAGCCTCCCCGCAGGAAGTGCTCCACGATTGGCTATGGGCATTTGTTAATGCCAAAAAACGCGCTTATAATGAAAATCCCCAAATGTTCGCCTTGAATACACAATATGTGGACAGTAATCCATTGGTATTACGTGATGTGCTTTGGGATTCTTATCAAATAATTGATGGTTTCATGGAATATCATGATCCTCATTTTGAACGTGCAGAGGCCATTCTATCTGCGTTTGCAGTGTTTAGTCTCCCTTCTTTTAAAGGATCCTGGAATTCACCAGACTACCAAGAACGATTTGAACGCCTCTGGAGTTTAATCAAACAAGGGGTTTGA
- a CDS encoding NADP-dependent oxidoreductase: MKAAQITKYSKPFQVEVRDIPVPEISDYEVLVKVKAAAVNHLELLIATGSVKLIQDYEFPLTLGNELTGVVEKMGKKVAGFKVGDAIYSRLPLRKIGAFAEYAAVHVAAMAHLPGNLDFVTGAAAPLTGLTAYQSLHEELAAKAGERVFIPGGSGSFGQMAIPIAKSMGLKVIVSGSPQARERTMAAGADQYIDYKAENYWERLRDLDYVIDTLGPGEFDRELSIIRPGGHLLSLRTGPNKRFAKTMGLVGWKQKLFSIAGAKYDHKAKKKKIEYHFVFVRSDGEQLRQITKIIEENQIIPAVDAREFHIEDINEALNLVATGHPQGKVVIRF, encoded by the coding sequence ATGAAGGCGGCACAGATCACCAAATATTCCAAACCGTTTCAAGTTGAAGTGCGCGATATTCCAGTCCCGGAAATAAGTGATTACGAAGTTTTGGTTAAAGTAAAGGCGGCGGCGGTTAACCACTTGGAGCTGCTCATCGCTACCGGAAGCGTGAAGTTAATCCAGGACTATGAGTTCCCCTTGACCCTTGGTAACGAACTCACAGGTGTTGTTGAGAAGATGGGTAAGAAAGTCGCTGGCTTCAAAGTAGGTGATGCCATTTACTCCCGCCTGCCGCTGCGAAAAATTGGAGCATTTGCCGAATATGCGGCGGTTCATGTAGCGGCTATGGCTCACTTGCCGGGTAATCTGGATTTTGTAACCGGTGCGGCTGCGCCTTTAACAGGATTGACAGCCTATCAAAGCCTGCATGAAGAGTTAGCTGCCAAAGCTGGCGAAAGAGTGTTCATTCCAGGGGGCTCTGGTTCATTTGGCCAAATGGCGATTCCTATCGCTAAAAGCATGGGGCTGAAGGTCATCGTCAGTGGAAGTCCACAGGCGCGCGAACGTACAATGGCCGCGGGAGCAGATCAATACATTGATTACAAGGCGGAGAACTACTGGGAACGACTTCGTGATCTTGACTATGTGATTGATACCTTGGGCCCCGGTGAATTTGACCGCGAACTCTCCATTATTAGACCAGGCGGCCATCTTCTTTCTCTACGGACCGGACCAAACAAACGATTCGCCAAAACTATGGGCTTGGTAGGTTGGAAGCAAAAACTATTCAGTATTGCTGGTGCTAAGTATGATCACAAAGCCAAGAAGAAGAAGATTGAATATCATTTTGTGTTTGTACGCAGTGATGGAGAACAATTACGGCAAATCACAAAAATCATTGAAGAGAACCAAATTATACCCGCGGTAGACGCCCGGGAGTTCCACATTGAAGATATTAATGAAGCTCTAAATCTGGTTGCTACAGGTCACCCCCAAGGGAAAGTGGTTATCCGATTTTAA
- a CDS encoding SDR family oxidoreductase — protein MNISEQVALVTGANRGLGRQLTLELLARGAKVYAGARNPETLDIPGVTPVKLDVTNPQEVAAAASLAKDVTILINNAGSSTGASLLEGDVEQIQLELNTHFFGTLSMVRAFAPVIENNGGGSVLNILSALSWFSGGAAGAYTAAKAAAWALTNDLRLNLYPRHIRVAGLHVGYMETDMTAGLDAPKSNPSDIAKIAIDGIAAGSFEILADDTSRMIQAGLAGGVSALYPNLS, from the coding sequence ATGAACATTTCTGAACAAGTGGCATTGGTTACTGGAGCAAACCGGGGGCTTGGCCGCCAGCTTACGCTTGAACTTCTAGCTAGAGGGGCTAAGGTCTACGCGGGAGCAAGAAATCCGGAAACTCTGGATATTCCAGGAGTTACACCTGTAAAGCTTGATGTTACCAACCCTCAAGAGGTAGCGGCAGCAGCCAGCCTGGCTAAGGATGTTACGATTCTGATCAACAATGCAGGATCATCTACAGGCGCTTCTTTGCTGGAAGGGGATGTGGAGCAGATCCAGCTGGAATTGAATACGCATTTCTTCGGTACGTTATCCATGGTTCGCGCTTTTGCACCGGTCATCGAGAATAACGGGGGAGGATCGGTTCTGAATATTCTTTCCGCATTATCCTGGTTTAGTGGCGGAGCTGCGGGTGCCTACACGGCGGCAAAGGCTGCAGCATGGGCGCTGACGAACGATCTTCGTTTGAATCTGTATCCTCGTCATATTAGAGTAGCAGGCTTACATGTGGGTTATATGGAGACAGACATGACGGCCGGCCTGGATGCTCCCAAATCAAACCCTTCAGATATTGCGAAAATAGCTATTGACGGCATAGCAGCCGGCAGCTTCGAAATTCTTGCCGACGATACCAGCCGTATGATCCAAGCCGGACTTGCAGGCGGCGTGTCCGCCCTCTACCCGAATCTGTCCTAA